Within Osmia lignaria lignaria isolate PbOS001 chromosome 11, iyOsmLign1, whole genome shotgun sequence, the genomic segment GATTGTTGGTGTCAAGGAAATGTTGCCGATATAAACGATGCATTGTGCGGCGTGAATCGTCCTTTTCCTACTTTGTCGTAAAAATATACCTGACCTTTTTGGCCCTATTGAAACAGACAAAGCGTGGAACGAGTATGTTGGTTTATGGCTTATGCACCATTCACAATATGGATAAATAATGATGTATTCTTGTGAAACAGACGAACCAGGACAGGACGCGCCCCTTTTTCAACGGCCTGTCCACCAGATGTGTGCACATTCATGCAAACTGCACTTGGATTTTCCCATTCTCCTCTTTTCTATAGAAGCATTTCTTTTAAGAATAGGTACTCGctcaaaaataaattctttttaattaaaaaaatagatagtAAATGAAATGTTACTATAAAATAaagcttcaatttttctttgtttttataCAACTTTTCTATAGAGAAGTTAATGATGGACTTTGAAAAATGTGTTAACGGAACTAGGCTAACTCCATTCCGGCCAAGTGCAGTATCTTTTTGTAAACCTGAAAACAACCCATTACTTATATGTTTCACCGTTGCAGTTGGACTGGTGTTTACACGAAGAACGATGGCTTCCAGGATTGAAGGTTCAGTGGGTTAAGCTAGCAGAACCACTCAATGTCTGAATCCCGATGGAGGCGTGCCTTTAAACAGAGGACTTCCTGTATTCTCAACGCGTCTCTCGTATAGTTCGACTTGTGAATGCTAATGTAAGAAGCAGATGCAACAACTCGGGAAGATCGGTTGAGTCAACCAGATTCTTCTCTAATGCAAGTCAGACGTGGACTGTATTTAATGGCATGATTACTTTCGCATTTCTCTATGATTTAATAAGGTAAAAGTACCGTTTACATTGCAAACTGATCGGTGAATTCGAATATGACTTCAGTACTAGTATATTAGCATATTACGCAAATCATAACTAGTTTAAACTCTTTCGTGTTAAtaccatattttatattttaatttaatttttattttttgaattattcaacATAGTTATGATGAAATAAAATCAGCTTAtgatttgataaattttaatatagctTTTAAACACGGTGATATTTACTTGAATAAAGCAATACCCACGTTTATTAAAGATTAACAGTTTAAACGACTAAGATTAAAGTTATGAAACGAGAAATTAGACGCTTGTTAACATCTGTACATTTCGTATCGTGCAAGTGTGCACAGGCATGTTACTGTTACCGGTGGTAATAGTCAGTATAAATACGTTCATCGTCAGTTTGATGTCAGATTCTGTTTCTGAACTATGATTTCACGTCTGAACGACGAAAATAAGCAGTTAGTTGAATCGATTCATCATTGATTTCATTGGAAATACAATgacgaattttatatttttgttatttaaatgaatagctacaaaattataataattataaaatttaaattcttaaatattttattatatgtatatttttaaccctttagccGAAGAATGCGGGCTTATAGCTTTTCTCTGAAAGTATCCGACACTCTTGTATGTACCGTGCCAAATATGCCAAGTTCAACTCTAttggtatttatttttaaaaataacgctacaatctgttggaacgaccgtatttattattttcagataATGATCAACATCCATCGATTTTCCAGCAAGTTTGTTAACGATGCAATACGTAACATGGATACAGTCGCAAGGGATAGAAAACTGGGCCGCAGTGTAGGATGCAAAAGCTCGTAGGAAGAACATATTCGTTCTCTGACTGGAAATCTATAATTAAACGCACTTATTCGCTgttgaatattttcaaattaaacgcGCAGCTGACATAAGCACTATTGTTAATCCGTTAGTAAAATGGtaatgtatttaaaataatcTAGTTGCCGTAGTTCCAACGCAAAGACAgagccggccctgagatttcggggatccgaggcgagctccgaaaaagggccccaataaaatttataaaattaacattaaagcttgtataactaatttagattaatattcaagtaaacattattattcttgcaatcttacaattagacgcaaaatcgtgttACGGGGCCCTAGTCTACCTAGGCCCAGGGTCGGCCCTGCGCAAAGAACAATTCTCAATTCATCCCTTCAATTGCTAATTTTTACAAATgtgaattattgaaatttaggGCAGATAGCAATTAATGCGTGATATACGCACTACCCAGATGCAATCGATTCAGCCGCCCTCTCGGATTACTACGCTTCGTACCGGAAGGCCATGGTGTTAATTAAGGAAAACATATTAACTATCGATATTTTTCCTGATCAAGCATTTGGATGAACGTTCATAGGAAAATATTTTAACTGATCATTAAGCCTGAACAAAGTTGGTaaactttatttattaaaattgtaagcgCTATTATTACATACTTATAAATTAAAAGTCTGGTGTAAATTTGAATTTCTAGATAATCTCGCGTAGAGACAAAGATTTTTGTAaggaaaatgaatttgaaaaaaaaaaagatgcatACACCCAGATACAATCGATTCAGCTACGCTAGAATTACATGGACGCTGGATACTAAACAAAGTatcgaatttaaaaagaaaatcccGAAACTTCGGGTCTTTGATCCTTATCACTTGATGTTTTATAAATCTGTTGAAAAATAAGTTTTGGACAAAAATGAAATGCATGAAGCGTGAAAGgtaatataatagtataatttatAGCATTTTTAAGTAAATTGGGTGTCGCTAGGGAAATGCAATTACAGAGTATATCGAGCGAGATTGATGCTGATactaaaattgtttatttccttTTGTTATCAGCCCCCTGTTCCTGAAGTGTCTTTTCGTTTTagtattatcatttatttttataatgctATGTACTTTTACGTGCAGCATTAGTCAAATATTTGTATAATACTCAAATACATTATACGTATTTCTACTGATGTACGCTATACATGTATTGTATAAATAGTGCTCGAGTTTATTGAACCAAATTATGCTTATTTATTGCACGATTCGTATACATACTTAATATCGCATTTCCATTGTGAATAAAAATATcctttaataattaaacgaagagtaataatattattgattAATGGAACTTGGATAAATATAACGTCGATTGTATTTCGTTATTTGTTCATTTAATTATCTAGAATACTAAGAGAAGTATAAACTTACCCAAAATAGTAGGTTCACGCAAATTAATGCATATTTAGCGAATCCATAACATTCTGAAAGCACCATCTTTCGAATTTGTATATGACACAAAACACTTAGGGTACTACTTAGTAGTTTTATCGAAAGCACACGATTTGTTGAATGGGAATCGTTTACAttcgtttgaacgctaataCATGGACTAGCAGGATTTCtttgattgttatattattaattaattgcgtAGTCGCATATTATCACGACAAAAACACCGACCCACTCCATGCAACGGTTTAGAAGCAACTGCCATGGGCTACGAACTATCGGCGTTACTTTTATCGCAAGTGCAAGGTATAAAGAACAAACTGGTACTCTCACTCTTAAACCAGTGACTAGAGATCCTACAAGACTGGACATGCTGTTGTTTTCAAGGGGTCCTTCAATTTCTGCCTCGAGTACGACTgccatctgctctatcctaacgtaaaaatgtgaaacacttcgtACAGCAACAGTCTAACGCACGTTGACGGTAACAGCAAATTGGTATATCACCGATgccaaaaataattataaaaatacatgGTATTTGAAAAGACACAATTTAACTCCCTCTGACTCTATTCTTTAATAATCAATCAACATTAgcacaaaattaaaagattattaaaataattgtttgacatacatgcattttaaaaagaccgccataaattttTTAGTTCGACCATGGCGCCACCTATACGAAAATGGCGGAAACTATTCATCGAAtagtatagatggcgctacggTCGAACTTGAAAATTTATGGCGGACCTTTTAAAATCCATGtatgtcaaacaattattttaataatcttttaatCTTGTGCTAATGttgattgatttttaaaaactataatctctatttcttttacttttctcACCGTTTTACTTCCAAATCTGTTTAtgttttttattgttattgtatTTGAATGGTATAAAGTAACAGCTGATCAGtttcaagtttcatttaattacaGTAACGAGTGTGTctgtacaattagtaacaaagTATATTTATACATACTTAATATTCACAAAGTACaacaaataaaattgtttaaattaactgttaatttattgaaaagatATTGAATAAGTAGTACTTTACATTACTCTatttatcatttaatatattCTGTCTAAGCcttcaatttctttctttttatcaatATCTCCATTTATAGTTATCGAATTTATTCTTAACATTGTTCTGTGTATTCTGtaaactgtaaaaaaaaaaaaagttaaacaaAAACATTTTAGTTATGTTATCTCgtaatataatcggtacctaCAGTTTATTCTACGATAttgttttcgttttttaaatctGAAACGGGTAATTGTGTGAGATAAAGTTTTCTGAATTACGGTCGCATCGACCGATACTAATTCTCTATTAAGAATAGGCCTTCCGATGAGTGTGAAGTCTTTGCCGCCGACAAGCATTACTTTTTCTAATGTTAATTTATCTCCTGGTTGTGGTGCCCACTGACCACTAATAGCTATAATATCGCTTTCTGTGATTTTAAATTGTAATCCACGTAAATATACAACCGCGAATAAGCGGCCAGTTGCTTTAGTACTTATCTGTttgttaatttcatttattacagctagaaataaataaaaaatgtttatgtaTAACAAAACATGAGTACatagattatattaaattaaaataaaataaaattcaaacgaaAGTTAATTgataatatgtttaaaaatatatatctgTTTTAGGTAATGAccagatgcttcttcttcttttttctcatcATGTTCAGGAATTTCTTCTTGATAGCTAGGTGGTTTTGGAAACCAAGGTAACCTGTATCTAGTACGGTAATCTGCTACTCTGATTTCCCATAACTTTGGTGCTgcaaaatataatttctttcttaggcactttatatgaaaataaacggtataatattttgaaatcttaATCTTTTTCCAGTTTATCTAATACGCTAATAAAATAAGGTGATATAACCTAAAACTGTATTTAAATGAAAGGacacaatttcattattttataaagtaaAAGTTGAATATACCTGGATAGTATTGTTTACACGTTGGAGCTGGAAGAATCCTTCGAATACAGGTATTTGTAGCAAAATTAAATAGTCTTGTAAAACCAGTCAGTGTCGCCATGATTTACAAAGTGAGGACTTTAAAAATGATGGCGATTTCAAAACATGAAAAATTAGTATAAGCTAATGATTAAGAAATACTGACTAGATACTTACAGAACCTATACGTGAAAGTTGTTGGGAGTATGTAGATTAAGAATTAatcataaaagttcataaattgtTTGTCAAAAAGaagttattaatgattttttcgTATTTCGTTAGTTCCACCTTTTCGCTGCTAGATGATGTTACTAGTTATAGTCATTATCCCTTGTTATAAACTTATAAACAAAACGATGATCATTATGTTAACAATCAATAATGTTAAACGCGATTCATTATAATAACGtaattatttgatataattttcaataataatgattttatgagtgaaaaaatatttatgtatcAACTGAAAGGTATTCataaaagtaatatttattaaaacatgcCATAGAAATGTTTCTTTgtatacaattgtttattacgTGTAAGGGAGATATGGTTGGAACATAAATAGAAAGATCCTAATATCTTAAacatttatttgtaaataaagtTAATTAACAGTAAACTGTTACTATGTGATGTTGTAACGTGTAATAAAATTGCAAAGACAGTGTATAGGATACTAAGCGATCTGCCATACCTTGTTTTAtctcttttaattctttttaacgTAAGAAAGAAGAAGTATATTTCTGCCGCTTAAATAGCAACGATTATACGCCATAATATGTATCCTTTGCTCTGTTTctataattgtaatttaatcgcATTACAGGAATTTCTTATCGTACCTGATAAAATATAAGTAGCTAACACAGTTGATTCTTAAAAAGGCACAAGTTTCCTTCCTCTTCGTGttacgaaaatttattttaatcctcCGGTTTTTCATGAACAACTGTTTTATCGATTGAGCTATCAaaggtatttgaaaaattgtttctttCTAAACGTAATACTTATAGTAAAAACAATTTTGCAAAGCCAAAAAAATTCGTAAACGAAAAACAATAATTATAAGAACGTTTGTTAATGCAGAATTTTTGATTCGTTTTCCTTGAATATAACCGGAGGATTGTTTAAACGATAAGATCACACATTTTTAGATAACAttcatatgtataatattaagaaaaaaaaaaaaaagaggaaaaaaagaaaataacgacACGATaatctataaaatatataaagtacGAAGTTCAACGTGTTTATTGTCGATAGACATTATACTACGAAAAATAAATCGCAAGATTTTTATCTGGCCCAATAGTTTGGCGAGAGCAGCTGTAATATCGTGATACTTTCTTTCTTATTCCTCAGATATAAAGAAGTTTCTTTCAATTCTCGTAATTCGTTGAAAGATTTCATTTAAACAGCCTCTATGTCAGTGTTAGTTGATTGTACATATGtgatttacaaaataataaacttttaTCTTAAAACTTTTTGAATGATTAAATGAAATCATTGATCGTCAAGAAATTTAAAGCTTTCATCGTTTTAATATTCTAGCATTCGAAGCAAAACTAACGATCGAGCATTCATATTATAAATCCTTAGACTTTTCATGAAACGCAAATGAtaacaattaattaaagaaacgcAGCGAGCAGTCTCACTTATATGGTTTAACAATAAATTGACTTAAACATCGCTTTGCACTGACAAAAGAtaatttctgtttcaggtgATGCTCCAAAGGTGGTTTCATACCAGACACGGGGGAATTCATCGGGTGCGATATCTGTGGCGACTACGGTGCAGCCAGCAGTGAAGAGGACCATAAAAATTCATAGCAGATGATTCCCACGTGTCCCCATGAGGAGCTTAGAAACTCGACGAACCGTTTACACACCAATTGGATATCTCAATTGAACGCGTTACATCCAATTGATCGGATGGAGCAGAcggttgcaaaaaaaaaaaaaaaagaaaaggtttgTCGAAATTCAAACGTAGATTCGCGATCTTCCACATTGATGCACGCTTTtgtttttttcataaattttcataaattttcataatcgagGATCATCTACAAATCGACGTCCTCTTGTTTAGCCTTGGGTGCAATTTTCTCGTCGCTGTTGGATTCCTTCACGCTGGCGTGAATATCGGCGATCTCGACCGGTGGAGGCACTGTTGGATTCACCGATCCATCCTCCTCGGCGACGGCGAAACCGATCGTTGCACCGATCTTCTGACTAGCCTGCCTGAACGAGTCTGATAGCATCACCTGATAGGGAagagaaatattttctattaatttcattttctttaaaagatttatttattatacataccTGTACCACGTTGATGCACATGGACGTGAGAGCCAGGCCGAACACCAGGTATATTATCGAACACATCATGTATATGGGATGCTAAATCAATCAACCAATTAATCTGTTAATTTCTGCTCGTCATTCTGTCATCGGGCGGTTTTTGTAATGTCAGTAAGAAAACACGTGCAATTGTGCTGAAGTGAGACTTATGCAAAAAGCACGAATGAAAGAGTGTGTACacggtgatttttttttttttttttagtttgttGATGAACTTTTTGGATTTCAAAGCTTACCATCTGAACGCCACcgtgaaaaaaagaagcaagaaaATAAGTTAATTACAGGTCGACAATGCTTGGGTGATTTTTTCAGAGAACATTCCATTTGGTTACAAAGCAAATCGCTAATTGCAAAGGAAAATCGAATATACTTCTGATTAATGAAGCTTTCTCTCATTCACTGATCTCTTTCGTGGAATTAACTTCACCCATACAATCATACAGTATGagttactataattttgcattCTTAATGATTACTTGAAAGATGCTTAATTATAGTAtctcaaaattatttttgcaacgaATCAATTTTTCGTTTTAACCCATTCGCATTAATCCGATCCACTTTCTGAAACGTCGAAACAATGCAAATGAGTTAGGAATGCCATGATGATTATGAAAGGATGATGCAAGTGCAAAGCAGGTTGCTAAGGATGGTCACCTTTGGCACGTAATCGCCGAAACCGATAGTGCTCATTGAGATGAAGACGAAGTAGAAGCTCTCGAAGAATCCCCATCCCTCCGACAGACAGAACACGGCGGCGCCTACGAATATGTAACCTAGGAGGATGAAGATGGCCACCGAGATCGGTAGATTGAATTCGTCGTCAATTGCGAACGCGGACATTGCTGGCGTTCCTGGTGTGTCAGGAACGTTTCCATCTAAATTCAGCACTGTCTGAGATTGCTGAgcttgtttctgtatctcctcGATATCCTCTGGATTGATTTGAGAGGGTCTCTTGAACGTTGCTAGGTCGTATACTAATTGAACCCCTTTCATTACCTCCTGCCAGTCAGAACGTTCATTAACGAGAAGTAATGGAAggagaatattaattaaaaataaaggagCAAAATTTGATGAGATTATCTTACTTGTACAGGTACAGTTCCACGAACTTTTCTGCAACTTCCGGTGTAATACAGCCTTCGAACGAACGCCCAGAGGAACTTGATACCGCGTGTGAAGAGTTTACCAAAATCGGCCAATATTATCAGAAACATCGGGATCCCGAAGATGGCGTAAACTATCGTAATTGCCCTTCCTGTGTTGGTACTTGGTGAAATGTGACCGTATCCTAAAATAACACAAGCgcaatttcatttatattaaatcattCTAATTATCATCATCGTTCGGTAGTAGCAAAGATTTTAGAAGGTTCATAGAATTCATTGTGTACGTCTATACATATTTCTATAGGACAAAAATAGCTGTAGGTCTAAGTTTATTCGACGGTTGTTTGCTAGTAAAATAGTCGCATTCGGTTCATGCAACTGTCACGTTTCGTTCCTACTTAAATTCATTTCCCTGAACGATTACAAATCATCGAGGATTAAAAGGGATTATGCAAATTCAAGATCCGTTTAGAAAATGAAGTTCCATGAAGTTAGGATGAAATTCAGCGTACAAAGCTTTCAGAATTTTCCTTGTCATGCGCAACCAATTTTGACACCGGTGCCACAGCATCGGTACTACATCCGCCAGTTAGAAAATCAATACGGAACTCGTGAAACGCTTTACGACAATCTTGTTTTATTCAACCCTGGACTCCTCACCGATAGTGGTGATCACGGTTAAACAATACACGACAGCGTTCAGGAAGCTCCAGCTCCTTTGACCGCTGTAGCTGTGCAAACCAGCTTCGTGGGCGGTGTGCAATTGTTCCTCGAACTCCATCAACTTCCGGCGAGCCATGCTCTTCCAATCGTCCTCCCTCATATTGTGACTGTAGTTCCACAAGCTGTCGAGGAAATCGCGTTTCACCCTCTTCACGCCGCACTTGTAGAAACTCTCGAAGGCCCCCTCGGTGAACCGGAAGACGAACGCGCCGAGGCCACAATAGATCATCACCAACAAAAGCTCCGCCATGCAACGATTGCGAAGTCCCTTCACCACCCGAACCTCTTTCGGATTTTGGGCTACGAAAGCCTTGAACTCGGAAACCACGTCCTTCATGGCTCTCAGAAAGTCCAGGAGAGTAACTTTTTCCGGTTCACCGAATTGCTTCGCCACGAATTTCATCTCCGATGAAATTTTCGGTTTTTCTTCAACTTTCTGCTCTTCAGCttctttgtcttctttcttcttccggAAGAAGGGTAGCCAGGAGAGCCAGGATTTCTTTTCAGATACTTTCGGCTTCTCTACGGgcacctcctcttcctcctcgctTTTACTGGGAATGCTGAATTTTCTTCGTCTGAGCGTCGTTTCCTCTCGAGCATCCTCGAAAATTTCATAGTTATCGGGATCGAGAATGCTGTGTTCTCTTTTCATGTATTCCCTTTGAGCTTTGGCGAAATCCTCAATGAGAGTGTCGTCGCTCAATGGAATTATCTGCTTCTTTATATCCGACGCGGATCTTCTGATGACCGGTTCGTCGGGCTTAGGAAAAGACTCGCTCTTTTTCATCTTCGGGTCTTCGTCGGTGTCGTCGGTTTGACTGTGCCGCGTAGAAGGTCTTCTTTCTCGGGGCTGATCCTCCGTCTCTTCGGCCTTCCGTTtactcttttccttcttttcccgCGGAGGTCGCTCGACGGTGTCTTTCTTCGCGTGTTCTTCACCAGTGATCCTTTTCGCAGATTTCTTTGCACGGTGTTTGCCGCCTTCCGGTGATTTCGTTCGCCTTGATTTCTCCATCTTCTCGTCCAGCTCGCTGGAGTCAGTCGACTGTCCTTGCCTTTCTATTCGTTCCCTTGACTTCTTCTTCAATCTCCTCTCCTTCCTCGGTTCCAAGGATGGTTCGTCGTCAGCATCGACTTCCTTCGATCTAGGTATGGCGTCCTGATACTTTTCATCTTTCTTAGACGTCTCTTCGTCTAATTTCGTCGCCGCTTCCTTCTTTGCCGACCTCGCAGCCTCGTCTTCAGCGTCGTTCTCGCGTGCCTCTTTCGAAGGAGAAACTTTTTCTTCCACGTTTATCCTCTTGTTAGACTTCTTCTCCTCCGCTTCAACTTCTGGTTTcaacttcttctctttctcctgcTGCTCCATTTGTTCAGCCTCGTCGGCCATCTTCTCCATTCTGGCGCGTCTCGAGCCCTCCTCGTCGTCCGAGGTCTCTACCAGCTGGTTCCTCGACGATGGGTCTGGAGTCTTCTCCCGCCTACGGGCCGCGGCTTTCCGGCGCCTGTGCACCGCGTAGCTGTCCTCCATGACGGGGGTGGATCAGGATCGTGGAAGATGAAAAGAGTTAACGAGGGCGGATGGCGAACGAGAGGAACGCGGTGGAGAACGCCACGTTCGCGCGACTCTGAGATCGCGACTTTCCTGGCCCCGGTGCAGACAGACACCGGTACAGAAATAAAACGGAGGTTGCTCCCACCACAACCGCGGGCTTCCTCGACGCTACGAAACGGAAACCATCTGGTTTTGCCGCAGCGAATATCGAGCGAAGACGCCAGACACCGAATCGCGCGCGCAACCGACTAACAACGACGCCCGGCGCCGCGGTGACGGCCCTGCAGCTACTGCAGCCCGTTCAACGGCTCCGTTTGTACCTGCAATCggtccttctttctctttttcgctAGGGAGTAGCCCCTGTAGACGAGCAATCCGTACATTAgttgaacaattttttcataTTCTCAAATTAGTCGTCCTAgcaatttcaactatttttaattGTCCGAATTTCAAGGATTCAATTTATACGAACCTTTGAATTTTTACCCGCTCTTGTTTCATACGTTTCTGGTGTACGTCAGGTAATTTATTTGCTTTTATTTCCACGCTACGATCCAGATATTATTTTTCACCTCTTCGTTTTTCCAACATCCGTCTGTTTTTATCTCGACGATTGAATTGCTATCGTTACATCCGTGTACTTCTTTCGTGAAAAGATCCAGGCCACGAGCTAACGAAAGAAGTTTCGTTTAATTGCATCTGGTGATCGATCTTGTCAAAGAAATTTCATACCGCGCGATTGCGAAGTTTGCAGGTTCACAATTGTACCGCAGCTGCATTAAACGACACCAGGATCGGCCATGTGCTCGCAATCACCTTCCGTGAGTTGAGATGCTTTCAGGCGTTCTTCAACATTTCTATTGTTCTTCTTATTATCGTTCAATTGTATCGAGTTCTATCGAACAATGACGATTCTGTTCTCAGTTGATTCGTTCAGTCGGTGTTTACATAATCCTGAAGCAACGTCTACAGCTTTATCGTAGGAGTTTTCTCGTTTCCGGAAGGGGGATTAAAGAAATATGCAGATCTCCGGGCGAGGGTAGTCGCCTCGACTCGCGGGGATTGTTAAGATATTTTCGTTTCGGTGGACAGAGAAGAGCTGGCAAATGGAAATGCGAGGGGTAACATTTTCTAAATCAACGAGTTTCAATTCAACGACCTAGCAATTTCCTTTTGTCTTTCCGCTGGATGTGACTGAATGCTGGCATGTTTCAATTGTCGATGTCTCTGCGTCAACAGATTCGGAGAATCAGCGTggaaatgaaaatacaaaacagagtgagaaagaaaatttatgaaaaattttatgaaaatgtaGAAGCTAACTTTAATCAGGAAAAATATATCTGTAATTTTATTCGTTAAATATTGtcagagaagataaaagaaAGGGTGAATAATTTCATAGAAGACTCGCTACAAAAGAGAAGGAACTGTTCCACGAAACAACTCGATAATAAATGGTGACATTGGTATAAATACGAGCTGTTAAGTGGATTCCAAGATACGCGAAAATAAAGACGACACCGTGAAACATATTTTTCTGGACAACTACCAGACTGATCATCGTGAAACACCAACCAAAAATAAAATGTCCATTTGACTCGTCAGTCTTTGTGATCGAAACTAAACGAGCCATGACTAATTACATTTCGTTTTAGTTTTCTTACAGTGATTCATCGGGATATTCGATAATTCGAGCTTAATTTTTTCTCGAAAACGTGGAACCACCAATTTCTCTGTTATACTTCGAAGtactataaaaattgaatagcCTTGTACTCTTAATAAACAGCGgtttcttatttctttctccAACAAATAAAAAACACTTTTAACTCCAGCAATTTTGTTGGATCCGGTAAGAGTATAGAATTTACGATCTCTCCGAAAGCATAGAATGATTTTCTCTTGGTTATCGATGATTTCGAAA encodes:
- the LOC117610366 gene encoding uncharacterized protein LOC117610366 isoform X1, translated to MEDSYAVHRRRKAAARRREKTPDPSSRNQLVETSDDEEGSRRARMEKMADEAEQMEQQEKEKKLKPEVEAEEKKSNKRINVEEKVSPSKEARENDAEDEAARSAKKEAATKLDEETSKKDEKYQDAIPRSKEVDADDEPSLEPRKERRLKKKSRERIERQGQSTDSSELDEKMEKSRRTKSPEGGKHRAKKSAKRITGEEHAKKDTVERPPREKKEKSKRKAEETEDQPRERRPSTRHSQTDDTDEDPKMKKSESFPKPDEPVIRRSASDIKKQIIPLSDDTLIEDFAKAQREYMKREHSILDPDNYEIFEDAREETTLRRRKFSIPSKSEEEEEVPVEKPKVSEKKSWLSWLPFFRKKKEDKEAEEQKVEEKPKISSEMKFVAKQFGEPEKVTLLDFLRAMKDVVSEFKAFVAQNPKEVRVVKGLRNRCMAELLLVMIYCGLGAFVFRFTEGAFESFYKCGVKRVKRDFLDSLWNYSHNMREDDWKSMARRKLMEFEEQLHTAHEAGLHSYSGQRSWSFLNAVVYCLTVITTIGYGHISPSTNTGRAITIVYAIFGIPMFLIILADFGKLFTRGIKFLWAFVRRLYYTGSCRKVRGTVPVQEVMKGVQLVYDLATFKRPSQINPEDIEEIQKQAQQSQTVLNLDGNVPDTPGTPAMSAFAIDDEFNLPISVAIFILLGYIFVGAAVFCLSEGWGFFESFYFVFISMSTIGFGDYVPKHPIYMMCSIIYLVFGLALTSMCINVVQVMLSDSFRQASQKIGATIGFAVAEEDGSVNPTVPPPVEIADIHASVKESNSDEKIAPKAKQEDVDL
- the LOC117610366 gene encoding uncharacterized protein LOC117610366 isoform X2 yields the protein MEDSYAVHRRRKAAARRREKTPDPSSRNQLVETSDDEEGSRRARMEKMADEAEQMEQQEKEKKLKPEVEAEEKKSNKRINVEEKVSPSKEARENDAEDEAARSAKKEAATKLDEETSKKDEKYQDAIPRSKEVDADDEPSLEPRKERRLKKKSRERIERQGQSTDSSELDEKMEKSRRTKSPEGGKHRAKKSAKRITGEEHAKKDTVERPPREKKEKSKRKAEETEDQPRERRPSTRHSQTDDTDEDPKMKKSESFPKPDEPVIRRSASDIKKQIIPLSDDTLIEDFAKAQREYMKREHSILDPDNYEIFEDAREETTLRRRKFSIPSKSEEEEEVPVEKPKVSEKKSWLSWLPFFRKKKEDKEAEEQKVEEKPKISSEMKFVAKQFGEPEKVTLLDFLRAMKDVVSEFKAFVAQNPKEVRVVKGLRNRCMAELLLVMIYCGLGAFVFRFTEGAFESFYKCGVKRVKRDFLDSLWNYSHNMREDDWKSMARRKLMEFEEQLHTAHEAGLHSYSGQRSWSFLNAVVYCLTVITTIGYGHISPSTNTGRAITIVYAIFGIPMFLIILADFGKLFTRGIKFLWAFVRRLYYTGSCRKVRGTVPVQEVMKGVQLVYDLATFKRPSQINPEDIEEIQKQAQQSQTVLNLDGNVPDTPGTPAMSAFAIDDEFNLPISVAIFILLGYIFVGAAVFCLSEGWGFFESFYFVFISMSTIGFGDYVPKVMLSDSFRQASQKIGATIGFAVAEEDGSVNPTVPPPVEIADIHASVKESNSDEKIAPKAKQEDVDL
- the mRpL21 gene encoding mitochondrial ribosomal protein L21 encodes the protein MATLTGFTRLFNFATNTCIRRILPAPTCKQYYPAPKLWEIRVADYRTRYRLPWFPKPPSYQEEIPEHDEKKEEEASAVINEINKQISTKATGRLFAVVYLRGLQFKITESDIIAISGQWAPQPGDKLTLEKVMLVGGKDFTLIGRPILNRELVSVDATVIQKTLSHTITRFRFKKRKQYRRINFYRIHRTMLRINSITINGDIDKKKEIEGLDRIY